The proteins below are encoded in one region of Rhodoluna lacicola:
- a CDS encoding acetyl/propionyl/methylcrotonyl-CoA carboxylase subunit alpha encodes MTSTPKKITKVLIANRGEIAVRIARAAKDAGIQSVAVYADQDRDAMHVKLADEAYALHGTTGPETYLVIEKILGVAKKSGADAVHPGYGFLAENASFAQAVIDAGLIWIGPSPKAIDQLGDKVSARHVAEKAGAPLAPGTLDPVSGAEEVLDFVKQHGLPVAIKAAFGGGGRGIKVAYKEEEVAELFESATREAIAAFGRGECFVEKYLEKPRHVETQCLADAYGNVVVVSTRDCSLQRRHQKLVEEAPAPFLTQDQIDRLYASSKAILKEVGYQGAGTCEFLVAQDGTISFLEVNTRLQVEHPVSEEVTGLDLVREQFRLAEGGVLDYPDPVIKGHSFEFRINGEDAGRNFMPAPGPVHVFKAPSGPGVRVDTGVESGDVISGSFDSMVAKLIVTGATREEALARSRRALAEMEVAGLPTVLPFHRKIVNDPAFIGDAAANKFGIYTRWIETEWVNDIPAWSGVAEPAEEPAERNNVVVEVNGKRIEVSMPKRLLGAAAAGPVNAGHAPKRKSHSHATAGGGSGNTVKAPMQSTVVKIAVAVGDTVQEGDLVVVLEAMKMEQPMNAHKAGKIKSISAEVGTTVPAGTVLLELED; translated from the coding sequence ATGACTTCAACCCCAAAAAAGATCACCAAGGTCCTCATTGCTAACCGTGGCGAAATTGCCGTGCGCATCGCCCGCGCCGCAAAGGATGCCGGCATTCAATCGGTTGCGGTCTACGCGGATCAAGATCGGGACGCAATGCACGTAAAGCTTGCCGACGAGGCCTATGCACTGCACGGCACCACTGGTCCTGAGACTTACCTGGTGATTGAGAAGATTTTGGGCGTTGCCAAAAAGTCGGGTGCCGACGCCGTTCACCCGGGCTATGGATTCCTTGCCGAGAACGCCAGCTTTGCGCAGGCGGTTATCGATGCTGGTTTGATTTGGATTGGTCCATCACCAAAAGCGATTGATCAACTTGGTGACAAGGTTTCCGCTCGCCACGTTGCCGAAAAGGCCGGCGCACCACTTGCCCCTGGAACTCTTGACCCAGTTTCCGGCGCAGAGGAAGTTTTGGATTTCGTAAAGCAGCACGGCCTGCCGGTTGCTATCAAGGCAGCATTCGGTGGCGGTGGCCGCGGCATCAAGGTGGCTTACAAAGAAGAAGAAGTTGCCGAACTTTTTGAATCGGCAACTCGTGAAGCAATCGCAGCGTTTGGTCGCGGTGAGTGCTTCGTTGAAAAGTATTTAGAGAAGCCTCGCCACGTTGAGACCCAGTGTCTTGCCGATGCCTACGGAAACGTGGTTGTCGTTTCAACTCGTGACTGTTCACTGCAGCGCCGTCACCAAAAATTGGTTGAAGAGGCTCCCGCCCCATTCTTGACTCAGGATCAAATCGATCGCCTGTACGCATCGTCAAAAGCGATTTTGAAAGAGGTTGGCTACCAGGGCGCAGGAACTTGTGAATTCTTGGTTGCCCAAGACGGAACCATTTCGTTCCTTGAGGTCAACACCCGTTTGCAAGTTGAGCACCCGGTTTCTGAAGAAGTAACCGGTCTTGATCTGGTGCGTGAACAATTCCGCTTAGCTGAGGGCGGCGTGCTGGATTACCCAGACCCAGTCATCAAAGGTCACTCTTTTGAATTCCGCATCAACGGTGAAGATGCTGGCCGCAACTTTATGCCAGCACCTGGCCCGGTTCACGTGTTCAAGGCACCGTCTGGTCCCGGCGTTCGCGTTGATACCGGTGTTGAATCTGGCGATGTAATTTCAGGATCGTTTGACTCAATGGTGGCCAAGCTAATCGTGACCGGCGCAACTCGCGAAGAAGCTCTGGCTCGTTCACGTCGCGCACTTGCCGAGATGGAAGTTGCCGGCCTACCAACCGTGCTGCCGTTCCACCGCAAGATCGTTAATGACCCGGCCTTTATCGGTGACGCTGCGGCAAACAAGTTTGGCATTTACACCCGATGGATTGAGACCGAGTGGGTAAATGACATTCCAGCCTGGAGTGGAGTTGCCGAACCAGCCGAAGAGCCAGCCGAGCGCAACAACGTTGTGGTTGAGGTCAATGGCAAGCGCATTGAGGTTTCAATGCCTAAGCGCCTTCTTGGTGCCGCCGCTGCCGGACCGGTGAATGCAGGCCACGCACCAAAGCGCAAGAGCCACTCGCACGCTACCGCTGGTGGTGGCTCAGGCAACACCGTCAAAGCACCGATGCAGTCAACCGTGGTCAAGATTGCGGTTGCAGTTGGTGACACCGTGCAAGAAGGTGACCTAGTTGTGGTACTTGAAGCCATGAAGATGGAGCAGCCGATGAACGCGCACAAGGCCGGCAAGATCAAGTCAATCAGCGCCGAGGTTGGCACCACCGTTCCTGCGGGAACCGTGCTGCTAGAGCTCGAGGACTAA
- a CDS encoding thymidine phosphorylase, with protein MSNFSAPELIVTKRDKGELSTEQINWLIANYTAGLVADEQMSAMAMAILLNGMSRREIKDLTLAMIASGERLSYEGLGAPTADKHSTGGVGDKITLPLAPLVAVFGVAVPQLSGRGLGHTGGTLDKLESIKGWRAQISNQEFHQQLADVGAVICAAGSGLAPADRKLYSLRDVTGTVEAIPLIASSIMSKKIAEGTSSLVLDVKVGSGAFMKNIERARELATVMVQLGQDAGVNTSALLTDMSTPLGLEIGNALEVKESLEVLAGGGPADVVEITIELAQEMLRLAGKGDVDVAAALKDGRAMDKWRQMISAQGGDPDAALPEAREHHVVTAPASGYLSQLDALQVGTASWRLGAGRARKEDDVQFGAGITLHAQQGQKVEAGAPLMTLHTDEPERFDRALEALEGSFKIEPSATERKIVLERIK; from the coding sequence ATGTCTAATTTTTCAGCGCCAGAACTTATTGTTACCAAGCGCGACAAGGGTGAACTCAGCACAGAGCAAATTAACTGGTTGATTGCTAACTACACCGCCGGATTAGTAGCCGACGAACAGATGTCTGCGATGGCCATGGCAATTTTGCTTAACGGAATGAGTCGCCGCGAAATCAAAGATCTGACTTTGGCGATGATTGCCTCGGGCGAGCGATTGAGCTACGAAGGCCTGGGCGCACCAACTGCCGACAAACATTCAACCGGTGGTGTGGGCGACAAAATAACTTTGCCACTTGCCCCGTTGGTGGCGGTATTTGGTGTGGCGGTGCCGCAACTGTCTGGTCGTGGTCTTGGTCACACCGGCGGCACATTAGACAAGCTTGAATCAATCAAGGGTTGGCGCGCACAAATTTCAAACCAAGAATTCCACCAGCAGTTAGCCGATGTGGGTGCGGTAATTTGCGCCGCCGGCTCAGGTCTGGCACCCGCGGATCGAAAGTTGTATTCACTGCGGGATGTTACCGGAACGGTAGAAGCAATCCCTCTAATCGCGTCATCAATCATGTCCAAAAAAATTGCCGAGGGCACATCGTCTCTAGTTTTGGATGTGAAAGTGGGTTCTGGTGCCTTTATGAAAAACATAGAGCGCGCGCGAGAACTTGCAACGGTGATGGTGCAGCTTGGTCAAGACGCAGGAGTGAACACATCTGCTTTGCTCACCGATATGTCCACGCCGCTTGGTTTGGAAATCGGTAACGCGCTAGAGGTAAAGGAATCACTAGAAGTTCTTGCTGGCGGCGGACCAGCCGACGTGGTTGAAATCACCATCGAACTGGCTCAAGAGATGCTGCGCCTGGCCGGTAAGGGCGATGTTGATGTTGCTGCGGCTTTGAAAGATGGCCGAGCCATGGACAAGTGGCGGCAAATGATTTCTGCCCAGGGCGGCGACCCAGACGCGGCACTACCTGAGGCTAGAGAGCACCACGTCGTGACCGCTCCGGCATCGGGCTATTTGTCACAGCTGGACGCGCTGCAGGTTGGTACCGCCTCTTGGCGTTTGGGCGCCGGTCGTGCGCGCAAAGAAGACGATGTGCAGTTTGGCGCTGGAATCACTTTGCACGCGCAACAGGGCCAGAAGGTTGAGGCTGGGGCACCATTGATGACCCTGCACACTGATGAACCCGAGCGTTTCGACAGAGCCTTGGAAGCACTGGAAGGTTCGTTTAAGATTGAACCTTCAGCTACCGAGCGCAAGATTGTGCTTGAACGCATCAAATAG
- a CDS encoding adenosine deaminase, with translation MANFDIRSLPKISLHDHLDGGLRPQSIVEMASEIGLALPADNAKDLRKWFEKSADSGSLVEYLKTFDVTTAVMQTREHLTRVAREFVLDLANDGVIYGEIRWAPEQHLTRGLTLDETVEAVQDGLEEGMELVEQQGGYIRTGQLVTAMRHADRGLEIAELAVRHRNNGVVGFDIAGAEQGFLPSRHKVAFDYLASELFPVTVHAGEADGIESIKDAIVSGRALRLGHGVRIVEDIMFSRTDGETDLVVLGPVAEWVHDRGIVLETSPSSNLQTGAISLLGETMADHPFDILYDLGFKVTVNTDNRLMSGTSLTREMELLVDTFGYGLEDLEIFQINAAEGAFQAIDDREELIEMISEGFNEAGR, from the coding sequence ATGGCTAACTTCGACATTCGCTCGTTGCCAAAAATTTCACTGCATGATCACCTAGATGGCGGCCTGCGCCCGCAGAGCATCGTTGAGATGGCAAGCGAAATTGGTTTAGCGCTTCCTGCCGACAACGCCAAAGATTTGCGCAAGTGGTTTGAGAAATCAGCTGACTCTGGTTCGCTGGTTGAATACCTAAAAACATTTGATGTGACCACCGCTGTGATGCAAACGCGTGAGCACCTAACTCGCGTTGCTCGCGAATTCGTTTTGGATCTTGCCAACGACGGTGTGATCTACGGTGAAATTCGCTGGGCTCCTGAGCAACACCTAACTCGTGGACTAACTCTTGATGAAACCGTTGAGGCGGTCCAGGACGGTCTGGAAGAGGGCATGGAATTAGTTGAGCAACAGGGCGGATACATTCGTACCGGTCAGCTGGTGACAGCAATGCGTCACGCCGATCGCGGTCTTGAAATTGCAGAACTTGCCGTGCGCCACCGCAACAATGGCGTGGTTGGGTTCGATATCGCTGGGGCAGAGCAGGGCTTTTTGCCAAGTCGCCACAAGGTTGCCTTTGACTACCTTGCTAGCGAGTTGTTCCCGGTAACCGTGCACGCGGGCGAGGCCGACGGAATTGAAAGTATCAAGGATGCAATTGTTTCTGGTCGTGCTTTGCGTCTAGGCCACGGAGTACGCATCGTTGAGGACATCATGTTTAGTCGCACTGATGGTGAGACAGACTTGGTTGTACTTGGTCCGGTTGCCGAGTGGGTTCACGATCGTGGAATCGTTCTTGAGACCTCACCTTCTTCTAATCTGCAAACCGGCGCAATCTCGCTGCTTGGCGAGACAATGGCCGACCACCCATTCGATATTCTTTACGACTTGGGTTTCAAGGTGACCGTAAACACCGATAACCGCCTAATGAGTGGTACTTCACTTACACGCGAGATGGAACTTTTGGTTGACACCTTTGGATATGGGCTTGAGGACCTAGAGATTTTCCAAATCAATGCAGCCGAAGGTGCCTTCCAGGCGATTGATGACCGTGAAGAGCTCATTGAAATGATTAGCGAAGGTTTCAACGAGGCTGGTCGTTAG
- a CDS encoding PTS sugar transporter subunit IIA: protein MSLRRLAEAFADNSIRVKAAALDREHAIELAGDLLVASGRTTPEYTASMVDVLDSHGPYFVIAPGIALAHAKPSEFVLSTGLSLLTLAEPIVFGNDANDPVELVFGLCAIDHNSHIEMLAELSTLLSDNDAVNILLNAGDTEQIRSIFE from the coding sequence GTGTCACTGCGCAGGCTTGCTGAGGCGTTTGCCGACAACTCAATTCGAGTCAAGGCCGCCGCGCTGGATCGTGAGCACGCCATCGAACTTGCCGGCGACTTACTTGTTGCCAGCGGAAGGACAACTCCTGAATACACAGCTTCAATGGTCGATGTTCTGGACTCGCACGGGCCGTACTTTGTCATAGCGCCAGGAATTGCTCTGGCGCACGCCAAGCCATCGGAGTTTGTGTTGTCAACTGGGCTAAGTCTGCTCACCCTTGCCGAGCCAATTGTTTTCGGCAACGATGCGAATGACCCGGTTGAACTAGTTTTTGGTTTGTGTGCGATTGACCACAATTCACACATCGAGATGCTTGCCGAGCTCTCCACCTTGCTATCGGATAACGATGCTGTAAACATCCTGTTAAATGCGGGGGATACCGAACAGATTCGGTCGATCTTCGAATAA
- a CDS encoding purine-nucleoside phosphorylase yields MNNPLDNSAANPFEIAKQAAASIAELTGVANHDIALTLGSGWAKAADLIGETVATVDAAQIVGFSAPAVQGHVATIRSIKLPSGKHALVLGARTHYYEGHGVRRVAHGVRTAAATGAKTMILTNGAGGIKETWKPGTPVLISDHINLTADSPLEGAKFVDLTDLYSKRLRELARTVDASLDEGVYCQFRGPHYETPAEVQMAKHIGGHIVGMSTSLEAIAAREAGMEILGLSLITNLAAGIQKEPLSHAEVLQAGKDAESRISALLAQIVAKI; encoded by the coding sequence ATGAACAACCCACTAGACAATTCAGCGGCCAACCCATTTGAAATCGCAAAGCAGGCGGCGGCCAGCATCGCGGAGCTAACCGGAGTCGCAAATCACGACATTGCTCTGACCCTGGGCTCTGGCTGGGCCAAGGCCGCCGATCTTATCGGTGAGACCGTGGCAACGGTTGACGCTGCTCAAATCGTGGGATTCTCTGCACCGGCTGTTCAGGGTCACGTGGCAACGATTCGATCGATTAAATTGCCAAGTGGAAAACATGCACTGGTGCTTGGTGCCCGCACTCACTACTACGAGGGTCACGGCGTTCGTCGCGTTGCCCACGGCGTGCGCACTGCTGCGGCTACCGGCGCCAAAACCATGATTTTGACCAACGGTGCCGGCGGCATCAAAGAAACCTGGAAACCAGGAACTCCGGTTTTGATTAGCGATCACATCAACCTAACCGCCGACAGCCCACTTGAGGGCGCAAAGTTTGTTGACCTGACTGACCTATACTCAAAGCGCCTGCGCGAGCTAGCCCGCACCGTTGACGCTTCGCTAGATGAGGGCGTTTACTGCCAATTCCGCGGCCCGCACTACGAGACCCCTGCCGAAGTTCAGATGGCAAAACACATCGGCGGCCACATCGTTGGAATGTCAACGTCACTTGAGGCAATTGCAGCCCGTGAAGCAGGCATGGAGATCCTTGGCCTTTCGCTAATCACTAATTTGGCGGCCGGCATTCAAAAAGAACCGCTGAGTCACGCCGAGGTTTTGCAGGCGGGTAAAGATGCCGAATCACGCATCAGCGCCCTGTTAGCTCAGATCGTTGCCAAGATTTAG
- a CDS encoding cytidine deaminase — protein MSDAKISEANWNQLREAANTAMKKAYVPYSKFPVGAAALTEDGRIVSGCNVENASYGLTLCAECSLVSELAMTAVVGKGPAKLIAFTCVDGHGNILMPCGRCRQLLFEHSAKGMILETVSGFKTIDEVIPDAFGPRDLEERA, from the coding sequence ATGTCTGACGCCAAAATTTCAGAGGCAAATTGGAACCAGCTTCGCGAGGCAGCTAACACTGCAATGAAAAAGGCTTATGTGCCTTATTCAAAGTTTCCAGTTGGTGCTGCTGCACTTACCGAGGACGGCAGGATAGTCTCCGGTTGCAATGTTGAGAACGCCTCTTACGGATTGACCCTGTGCGCTGAGTGCTCACTGGTTAGCGAGTTGGCAATGACCGCCGTTGTGGGCAAGGGCCCAGCCAAGTTAATTGCCTTCACCTGCGTCGATGGGCATGGAAACATCTTGATGCCGTGCGGGCGTTGCCGCCAGTTGCTTTTTGAGCACTCTGCCAAAGGCATGATTCTGGAGACCGTATCGGGTTTCAAAACAATCGACGAGGTCATTCCGGATGCATTTGGCCCACGTGATTTAGAAGAACGCGCCTAG
- a CDS encoding ABC transporter permease, which translates to MKRSFKTPIAFTLFALISLWLSITAPAGTTLFSFNAGKELFAIPDAAIPVAGASWIVSLIAVLATAATWWLSLQRKKTPLWLTAIFAFVLVQQILIVMFVGQMFPLTTTLQGSLALAVPLIFGALAGVLSERVGVVNIAIEGQLLAGAFASALITSITHSLTIGLLAAAISGALVAGVLAVFSIKYVVDQIIVGVVVNVLVIGLTSFFYSTVMARDLIALNQPERFDQIDIPLLSQIPIIGPLLFSQTLIVYLMYAAVAVVYIALFKTRWGLRLRAVGEYPKAADTVGIKVYRTRYISVMLGGALAGLGGAFFTLGAVGSFSKEMTSGAGYIALAALIFGRWNPLLATLAALMFGFAQNLQSVLSIIGSDVPSQFLLMLPYALTIVAVAGLVGKVSGPAATGKPYIKS; encoded by the coding sequence ATGAAGCGCTCTTTCAAAACTCCAATTGCTTTCACCCTTTTTGCGCTGATCAGCTTATGGCTTTCAATCACCGCGCCAGCCGGAACAACGCTATTTAGTTTCAACGCGGGTAAGGAATTATTCGCAATCCCTGACGCGGCAATTCCAGTTGCCGGTGCCTCTTGGATTGTTTCGCTGATTGCCGTTTTAGCCACCGCGGCAACCTGGTGGCTTTCGCTGCAGCGCAAGAAAACCCCGCTCTGGCTCACAGCAATTTTTGCCTTCGTATTGGTTCAGCAAATTTTGATTGTCATGTTTGTGGGTCAGATGTTCCCACTAACAACCACGTTGCAGGGGTCGCTTGCCCTGGCCGTGCCACTGATTTTTGGTGCCTTGGCCGGTGTGCTCTCTGAGCGCGTTGGAGTTGTAAACATTGCCATCGAGGGTCAACTTTTAGCCGGAGCATTTGCCTCTGCGTTGATTACATCCATCACGCACAGTTTGACGATTGGTTTGCTTGCGGCTGCCATCAGCGGTGCACTCGTTGCCGGAGTACTTGCCGTCTTTAGCATCAAGTACGTGGTTGATCAGATCATCGTTGGTGTGGTGGTTAACGTGTTGGTGATTGGTTTGACCAGCTTCTTCTATTCCACGGTTATGGCCCGTGACCTAATTGCACTGAATCAGCCAGAACGTTTTGATCAGATTGATATTCCTTTGCTCTCGCAGATTCCAATCATTGGTCCGCTGCTGTTTTCGCAAACGCTAATCGTGTACTTGATGTATGCCGCGGTTGCTGTGGTTTACATTGCACTGTTCAAAACCCGATGGGGTTTGCGCCTTCGTGCGGTTGGTGAGTACCCTAAGGCCGCCGACACAGTAGGCATCAAGGTTTACCGCACCCGCTACATCAGCGTGATGCTGGGTGGCGCGCTGGCTGGTCTTGGCGGCGCCTTCTTTACCCTTGGCGCGGTTGGCTCGTTCAGTAAAGAAATGACCTCTGGGGCCGGTTACATTGCTTTGGCTGCGCTCATCTTTGGGCGCTGGAATCCGCTGCTGGCAACGCTGGCCGCCCTGATGTTTGGTTTTGCACAGAATCTGCAATCGGTGTTGAGCATTATTGGATCAGACGTACCAAGCCAATTCCTTTTGATGCTCCCTTACGCGCTCACTATTGTTGCGGTGGCCGGTTTGGTTGGCAAGGTTTCTGGGCCAGCTGCCACGGGCAAGCCATACATAAAGAGTTAG
- a CDS encoding phospho-sugar mutase, which translates to MTTQLFDAARAWAAQDPDTETREELLALIAAGDTQAIEARMGSRLDFGTAGLRGELGAGPNRMNRVLVAQAAAGIRDYVNENFKNDASVVIGFDGRINSAIFARDSAEIFAAAGISTMLFDGVVPTPVLAFAGKHLNASAAIMVTASHNPPRDNGYKVYLGGANGGSQIISPTDKQIADKIRAIAASQTFDEIPKSTNYEVIGDEIRQAYVAETASLTGEIENAESLKIVYTAMHGVGWRTTQELFEAVGLPKPFTVDEQLLPDGNFPTVAFPNPEEPGAMDLAFAKAREVGADLIIANDPDADRLAIGVPDSSVAEGWRRLTGDEIGLLLGYQVARRAVADGKTGALACSIVSSSALGKVANHFGLEYQETLTGFKWISKVPNLLFGYEEALGYCVDPQRTPDKDGISAALIAIAMAAELASQGKTLTDQLAELGELFGHYATGQISMRVTDLSVISSIMQNLRANPPVMIDGVEAKFTDLSIGTDKLGPTDGLRFDLADGRRVIVRPSGTEPKLKCYLQAVGESKEAATATLASLNDAMKELLK; encoded by the coding sequence ATGACCACGCAGTTATTTGATGCGGCTAGGGCCTGGGCCGCGCAGGACCCCGATACTGAAACCCGCGAAGAACTTCTGGCGCTTATTGCCGCTGGCGATACCCAGGCTATTGAAGCGCGAATGGGATCGCGACTTGACTTTGGTACCGCTGGGTTGCGCGGTGAACTTGGCGCCGGACCAAATCGCATGAATCGAGTCTTGGTCGCGCAAGCCGCTGCCGGAATCCGCGATTATGTGAATGAAAACTTTAAGAACGATGCATCAGTGGTGATTGGTTTTGATGGTCGCATCAACAGCGCTATCTTTGCCCGTGACTCAGCCGAGATTTTTGCCGCAGCAGGAATCAGCACCATGCTGTTTGACGGTGTCGTGCCGACCCCGGTTTTAGCTTTTGCCGGTAAGCACCTGAACGCATCAGCTGCAATCATGGTCACCGCTTCACACAATCCCCCGCGCGATAACGGGTACAAGGTTTATCTAGGTGGAGCAAATGGTGGTTCACAGATCATTTCACCAACCGATAAGCAAATTGCCGACAAAATTCGTGCGATCGCAGCGAGTCAAACCTTCGATGAAATTCCAAAGTCAACTAACTATGAAGTTATTGGCGATGAAATTCGACAAGCCTACGTAGCCGAGACTGCTTCGTTGACCGGTGAAATCGAAAACGCTGAGTCCCTAAAAATTGTCTACACCGCAATGCACGGTGTCGGCTGGCGCACAACCCAGGAGCTCTTTGAAGCAGTTGGCTTACCAAAACCTTTTACCGTTGACGAACAGCTCTTGCCAGACGGAAACTTTCCAACCGTGGCTTTTCCAAATCCAGAAGAACCGGGAGCGATGGACTTGGCATTTGCAAAAGCACGTGAGGTTGGAGCCGACCTGATTATTGCTAACGACCCTGATGCCGATCGGCTGGCTATCGGTGTTCCTGATTCATCAGTTGCCGAGGGTTGGCGCCGGCTAACCGGCGATGAGATTGGCCTGCTACTTGGCTACCAGGTGGCTCGGCGCGCGGTTGCCGACGGTAAAACTGGAGCCCTGGCCTGTTCCATCGTCTCGAGCTCGGCGCTTGGCAAGGTGGCGAATCACTTTGGGCTGGAGTATCAAGAAACTCTCACCGGATTCAAGTGGATTTCCAAAGTTCCCAACCTGCTGTTCGGCTACGAAGAGGCGCTTGGCTACTGCGTGGACCCGCAACGGACTCCAGACAAGGATGGCATCTCGGCGGCGCTGATCGCAATTGCCATGGCGGCTGAGCTGGCGAGCCAGGGGAAAACGCTGACTGACCAATTAGCCGAGCTCGGCGAACTGTTTGGCCACTATGCGACCGGCCAGATTTCGATGCGGGTTACCGACCTTTCGGTAATTTCCAGCATCATGCAGAACCTACGCGCAAATCCACCGGTGATGATTGATGGTGTCGAGGCAAAATTCACCGATCTTTCAATCGGCACAGACAAGCTAGGGCCCACCGATGGATTGCGATTTGATTTGGCCGACGGCCGGCGAGTGATTGTGCGCCCGTCGGGAACCGAGCCAAAACTTAAGTGCTATTTGCAGGCGGTAGGAGAATCTAAAGAAGCGGCCACTGCCACGTTGGCATCGCTGAACGATGCGATGAAGGAACTTCTAAAGTAA
- a CDS encoding NAD(P)H-quinone dehydrogenase, which produces MSDNETKKHHIVIIGGGPGGYEAALAGTQLGAQVTLIERSGIGGNAVLTDVVPSKTLIATAEAAQRVAHAEALGVYFSIDGKKVKPKTEIDLGVVNERLLNLAQNQSEDMRDQLIQAGVRVIAGNGRLDGNHHVIVDAIEDGKSERLEAKTIIVSVGAHPRQLASAKPDGERILTWTQLYNLTELPEHIIVVGSGVTGAEFASAYRALGSEVTLVSSRETVLPGNDADAAQLLEQVFRNNGINVMNKTRAEKVVNTGNGVEVTLADGRVIQGSHCLMAVGAIPNTAGLGLEEAGVVLTESGHIQVNKVARTSRANVYAVGDCSTFLPLASVSAMQGRTAVFHTMGDVASPTEVRNVASNVFTAPEIASVGWMEQDIKDGKVNGFVEKIDLNTNPRAKMQGLDFGFIKLICSTGGTVIGGVVVAPRASDLIYSIAIAIENRLTADELARTFTVYPSLSETISNAARALHKPNV; this is translated from the coding sequence GTGAGCGATAACGAAACCAAAAAACACCACATCGTCATTATTGGCGGCGGCCCTGGGGGATACGAAGCGGCACTTGCCGGCACGCAGCTTGGTGCCCAAGTAACGCTGATCGAGCGCTCGGGTATCGGTGGTAACGCGGTGCTAACCGATGTGGTTCCGTCCAAGACTCTGATCGCCACAGCCGAGGCCGCTCAGCGGGTAGCTCACGCGGAAGCCCTTGGGGTTTACTTCTCTATTGACGGTAAAAAGGTCAAACCAAAAACGGAAATCGATCTTGGTGTTGTAAACGAGCGTTTGCTAAATCTGGCGCAAAACCAATCTGAAGATATGCGCGACCAACTAATTCAGGCTGGCGTGCGCGTGATTGCCGGCAATGGTCGTCTTGACGGAAATCACCACGTGATTGTCGACGCAATTGAAGATGGCAAGTCTGAGCGCCTTGAGGCAAAAACCATCATCGTTTCCGTTGGTGCCCACCCGCGTCAACTAGCTTCGGCAAAGCCAGATGGTGAGCGAATTCTCACTTGGACCCAGCTTTATAACCTCACCGAATTACCGGAACACATCATCGTGGTTGGTTCGGGTGTTACCGGTGCAGAGTTTGCATCTGCCTACCGAGCGCTAGGAAGCGAAGTAACTTTGGTATCTAGCCGTGAAACAGTCCTGCCGGGCAACGACGCAGATGCGGCTCAATTGCTTGAGCAGGTCTTCCGAAACAACGGCATCAATGTGATGAACAAGACTCGAGCCGAAAAAGTAGTCAACACCGGCAACGGTGTAGAGGTGACTCTTGCAGATGGAAGAGTGATTCAGGGCTCGCACTGTTTGATGGCCGTAGGTGCAATTCCAAATACCGCAGGTCTTGGGCTTGAAGAAGCCGGAGTTGTGCTTACCGAATCAGGCCACATTCAGGTAAATAAAGTTGCCAGAACTTCTCGTGCAAATGTTTATGCAGTTGGTGACTGCAGCACTTTCTTGCCGTTGGCATCGGTTTCGGCAATGCAGGGGCGCACTGCGGTATTCCACACCATGGGGGATGTTGCTTCACCAACAGAGGTTCGCAATGTTGCGTCGAATGTTTTCACTGCACCTGAGATTGCATCAGTTGGCTGGATGGAACAAGACATAAAAGACGGCAAAGTAAACGGCTTTGTTGAAAAGATTGATTTGAACACTAACCCACGTGCAAAAATGCAGGGGCTAGATTTTGGTTTTATTAAGTTGATCTGTTCAACCGGCGGAACGGTTATTGGTGGAGTAGTCGTTGCGCCTAGGGCCTCGGATTTGATTTACTCAATCGCGATTGCAATCGAAAACCGATTGACTGCAGATGAGCTTGCTCGCACCTTTACTGTTTACCCATCGCTGAGTGAGACCATCAGCAACGCTGCTCGCGCGCTGCACAAGCCTAATGTTTAG
- a CDS encoding PTS sugar transporter subunit IIB translates to MKIIAVCGMGIGTSVLLKMNAEKVLTQLGIEATVEATDMKTARESRDAQVILTTPDLAQLLTGLPSEVITIEHFFDLEELTKKLSASLL, encoded by the coding sequence ATGAAGATCATCGCAGTATGTGGCATGGGCATTGGAACATCAGTACTACTGAAGATGAATGCAGAAAAGGTGCTGACCCAGTTGGGCATTGAAGCAACTGTTGAAGCCACCGATATGAAAACTGCTCGCGAATCCCGCGATGCTCAGGTAATTCTGACCACCCCGGATTTGGCACAGTTGCTTACCGGGTTGCCATCAGAAGTAATCACCATCGAGCACTTCTTTGATCTCGAGGAGCTTACAAAGAAGCTTTCAGCTTCTTTGCTATAG